In Ipomoea triloba cultivar NCNSP0323 chromosome 7, ASM357664v1, a single genomic region encodes these proteins:
- the LOC116026072 gene encoding uncharacterized protein LOC116026072: protein MYVTRALSHYQKSPESLAVPPEGPKSGFLVLQDEESERYTCFGLCKRSDLQDLPFPQNKRLAVTNVQSSGESTYVQSDPVFLIPVLGHPLSSNLYYAIKPDGKHKGEAFTCSTEEDKATCCFWRCVKDVKPKPLDPHNIYQQFEISLHVSCCNNKGSFDAKSMEPDGFPPYFLRRKGWGIEAKASKNYRLEEALGLNVSLRKRLPELNIPPSGSEAVVVGKWYCPFVFIKDGTVKDQMKRSAFYEMTLEQRWERIFTCQNDRNEGISSVLVDTVLDREEVLISGSKAKWDERDIKNGVMWFKRFNAETEETSVGLRQEIVEQMKWEQERGGWSGGERELKVKRTEENGQFGVWREFGCYILVERFVLKRMDGSLVMTYSFRHSDKIKSIWM from the exons ATGTATGTGACAAGGGCTCTATCTCACTACCAGAAATCTCCTGAGTCTCTGGCCGTGCCACCTGAGGGTCCAAAATCAGGGTTCTTAGTTCTTCAAGATGAGGAATCTGAAAGGTACACGTGCTTTGGCCTCTGCAAAAGAAGTGATCTTCAAGACTTGCCTTTCCCTCAGAACAAGAGGCTTGCGGTTACTAATGTCCAAAGTTCTGGTGAGAGCACATATGTACAAAGTGATCCTGTTTTTCTCATTCCTGTTCTTGGTCACCCACTGTCTTCAAACCTCTACTATGCAATAAAGCCTGATGGGAAGCACAAAGG TGAAGCATTTACTTGTTCAACAGAGGAAGACAAGGCCACTTGCTGTTTCTGGAGGTGTGTTAAGGATGTTAAACCAAAACCATTGGATCCACACAACATCTATCAGCAGTTTGAGATTTCCCTTCACGTATCGTGTTGCAATAACAAAGGTAGCTTTGATGCCAAGTCCATGGAACCTGATGGTTTCCCTCCTTACTTTTTGAGGAGGAAAGGCTGGGGAATTGAAGCCAAAGCTTCTAAAAACTACAGATTGGAAGAAGCTTTAGGCCTCAATGTTTCCTTGCGAAAGCGCCTTCCAGAGTTAAATATCCCTCCATCAGGCTCAGAAGCTGTTGTTGTAGGGAAGTGGTACTGTCCTTTCGTGTTCATCAAGGACGGGACGGTTAAGGATCAGATGAAAAGATCAGCATTCTACGAGATGACACTTGAGCAGAGATGGGAGCGAATCTTCACTTGCCAGAATGACAGAAATGAAGGAATTAGCAGTGTACTAGTGGACACTGTTCTTGACAGGGAAGAAGTACTTATTTCTGGCAGCAAAGCGAAATGGGACGAACGAGATATTAAGAACGGGGTGATGTGGTTTAAACGGTTCAACGCAGAAACGGAAGAAACGAGTGTGGGGTTGAGGCAAGAAATTGTTGAGCAGATGAAATGGGAGCAAGAAAGAGGAGGATGGTCAGGTGGGGAGAGGGAATTGAAGGTGAAAAGAACAGAAGAGAATGGACAGTTTGGTGTGTGGAGAGAATTTGGGTGCTATATATTGGTGGAGAGgtttgtgttgaaaagaatgGATGGAAGTTTGGTCATGACATATAGTTTTAGGCACAGTGACAAGATTAAGAGCATATGGATGTAA
- the LOC116026239 gene encoding importin-9: protein MENAVDQDQQWLINCLNATLDPNHQVRSFAETSLKQASLQPGFGGALSRVAASRELPLGLRQLAAVLLKQFIKKHWQEDEPDFEHPVVSSDEKEAIRRLLLTLLDDPHRKVCTAISMAVASIAHYDWPEDWPDLLPTLINWIVDQINMNAVHGALRCLALLSADLDDKMVPQLVPVLFPCLHRIVSSPQIYDKALRTKALSIVYDCISMLGTMSGVYKTETTTLMLPMLQPWINQFSSILEQPVPSEDPEDWSIRMEVLKCLNQSVQNFPGLMESQFMVILGPLWQTFVSSLRVYTQASIEGVDDPYDGRYDSDGAEQSLESFVIQLFEFLLTILGSKRFVKVIANNMKELVYCAIAFLQITEQQAHTWLMDANQFVADEEDNTYSCRASGALLLEEVINSCGAEGIDAILESAEKRINESQQEKTAGSIVWWRIREATLFALASVSEQLLEAEVSGISRARLGNILEKVLTEDMVTGVNEYPFLYARMFSSIAKFSSVINQGIIQQFLYAAVKAIGMDVPPPVKVGACRALSQLLLDADTGTLQPHIMDLFSSLTDLLKHASDETMHLVLETLQATVKAGPELLPSVEPILSPIILNVWASHVSDPFASIDALEVLEAIKNAPGCIQPLVSRILPFVGPVLTKPQQQSEGLVAGSLDLLTMLLKNAPKDVIKAIYDISFDPVIRIILQSDDHSEMQNATQCLAALVYGGKQDLLGWGGDPGFTMKCLLDVTSRLLNPDLESSVSLFVGSYILQLILHLPSQMAHHIRDLVAALLRRMQSCEISALKSSLLLIFARLVHMSDPHVEQFIDLLLGLPAEDHHNSFAYLMFEWTKMQGEIQGAYQIKVTTTALALLLSTRHAELEKINVQGHLIKSSAGITTRSKAKTAPDQWTVMPLPVKILAILADSLIEIQEQALGDGDEDDDWEEAEGGDIERDEALLFAAGSTSNSRPSYEYLNAMAKALNEDDDDGFDDDLHCSGDPLNEINLVNYLKDFLQKFCHSSEALFHHLLKSLTRAQQEAILTVLNQ from the exons ATGGAGAACGCAGTGGATCAAGATCAACAATGGCTTATCAACTGCTTGAATGCCACTCTGGACCCCAATCACCAAGTCCGATCCTTCGCCGAAACCTCTCTTAAACAAGCTTCCCTTCAACCAG GTTTTGGAGGCGCATTGTCAAGAGTTGCTGCAAGCAGGGAGCTTCCTTTGGGATTGCGCCAA TTAGCTGCAGTTCTTCTAAAGCAGTTTATAAAGAAACACTGGCAGGAAGATGAACCGGACTTTGAGCATCCAGTTGTTTCAAGTGATGAAAAG GAAGCTATTCGTCGTCTACTCCTCACATTGCTCGATGATCCTCACAGAAAAGTGTGCACTGCAATAAGTATGGCTGTAGCATCTATTGCGCATTATGATTGGCCAGAGGACTGGCCTGATCTCTTACCAACTCTAATAAATTGGATTGTGGACCAAATTAACATGAATGCTG TGCATGGAGCATTGAGGTGCTTGGCGCTTCTTTCTGCAGATTTGGATGATAAGATGGTTCCACAACTTGTTCCTGTTTTGTTCCCTTGTTTGCACAGAATTGTATCATCTCCTCAG ATTTATGACAAAGCTCTTCGCACAAAGGCCCTTTCTATAGTTTATGATTGTATTTCCATGTTGGGGACAATGAGTGGTGTGTACAAG ACCGAGACAACTACTTTGATGTTACCCATGCTTCAACCCTGGATCAATCAGTTCTCTTCCATTCTAGAACAGCCTGTGCCATCTGAAGATCCTGAGGATTGGAGCATCAGAATGGAG GTTTTAAAGTGCTTGAATCAGTCTGTCCAAAATTTCCCTGGCCTTATGGAAAGTCAGTTTATGG TTATTCTAGGGCCATTATGGCAGACATTTGTATCATCTTTACGAGTGTACACGCAAGCATCAATTGAGGGTGTAGATGATCCATATGATGGAAGATATGATTCTGATGGTGCAGAACAAAGCCTTGAATCATTTGTCATCCAG TTATTTGAGTTCCTATTGACTATTTTGGGCAGTAAAAGGTTTGTAAAG GTAATTGCAAATAACATGAAGGAGTTGGTCTACTGTGCCATTGCTTTTCTTCAGATAACAGAACAGCAG GCTCACACATGGTTGATGGATGCTAATCAATTTGTTGCTGATGAGGAGGATAATACTTATAGTTGTCGAGCTTCTG GTGCCCTGTTACTGGAAGAGGTCATTAATTCTTGTGGTGCAGAGGGAATAGATGCTATACTTGAATCTGCAGAGAAACGAATTAATGAGTCGCAGCAAGAGAAAACTGCTGGTTCCATCGTTTGGTGGCGA aTTCGGGAGGCTACCCTTTTTGCTTTGGCATCAGTGTCAGAACAATTACTTGAAGCAGAG GTTTCTGGGATTTCCAGAGCTAGATTAGGAAATATTTTGGAGAAAGTTCTTACAGAAGACATGGTGACTG GGGTTAATGAATATCCCTTCCTTTATGCTCGTATGTTTTCATCCATTGCTAAATTTTCCTCTGTG ATCAACCAGGGAATTATTCAGCAGTTTCTGTATGCTGCTGTTAAGGCAATTGGCATGGATGT GCCTCCCCCTGTAAAGGTAGGCGCTTGTCGAGCACTTTCCCAGCTTTTGCTTGATGCAGACACTGGAACTCTTCAGCCACATATTATGGATTTGTTTTCATCACTTACAGACCTTCTTAAACAT GCATCTGATGAAACAATGCATCTGGTGCTTGAGACACTACAGGCTACTGTCAAGGCAG GTCCTGAACTATTGCCATCAGTGGAACCCATTCTCTCTCCTATCATCCTTAATGTGTGGGCTTCACATGTTTCAGACCCTTTTGCCAGCATTGATGCTCTTGAGGTTTTGGAG GCAATAAAAAATGCTCCTGGTTGCATACAACCGTTGGTTTCTCGAATTTTACCTTTTGTTGGGCCAGTGCTCACTAAA CCACAACAGCAGTCTGAAGGTTTAGTAGCTGGTTCACTAGATCTTCTAACAATGTTGTTGAAG AATGCACCAAAAGATGTCATCAAAGCTATTTATGACATTTCATTTGATCCTGTTATTAGGATAATCCTCCAAAGTGATGATCATAGTGAAATGCAG AATGCAACCCAATGCTTAGCTGCTCTTGTCTATGGTGGAAAGCAAGACTTACTTGGATGGGGTGGTGATCCTGGATTCACAATGAAATGCTTGCTTGATGTAACCTCAAG GCTTTTGAATCCTGATCTAGAAAGTTCAGTCTCACTTTTTGTTGGGAGCTACATTTTGCAACTTATTTTGCACCTCCCTTCGCAAATGGCACATCACATCAGAGACCTAGTTGCTGCACTTTTGAGGCGCATGCAATCTTGCGAAATTTCTGCACTCAAGAGTTCATTGCTGCTTATTTTTGCCAGACTG GTCCATATGAGTGATCCACATGTTGAACAATTCATTGATTTGTTGCTTGGACTACCAGCTGAAGACCATCATAACTCCTTTGCTTATTTAATGTTTGAATGGACTAAAATGCAAG GGGAAATTCAGGGAGCCTACCAAATCAAAGTGACAACAACTGCTTTGGCTTTATTGCTATCTACCAGGCATGCTGAGTTGGAGAAAATCAATGTTCAAGGACATCTTATTAAG TCCTCTGCTGGGATTACTACACGCTCAAAGGCTAAAACAGCTCCAGATCAATGGACAGTAATGCCTCTTCCTGTGAAG ATTCTGGCTATATTGGCAGATTCCTTAATTGAAATTCAAGAACAAGCTTTAGGAGATGGTGATGAG GATGATGACTGGGAGGAAGCCGAAGGTGGAGATATTGAAAGGGATGAAGCTCTATTGTTTGCAGCTGGTTCTACATCCAATAGCAGACCCAGTTATGAGTATCTTAATGCAATGGCTAAGGCTTTGAATGAG GATGACGATGATGGATTTGATGACGACCTTCATTGTAGTGGTGACCCCCTAAACGAG ATAAATCTGGTGAATTATCTTAAAGATTTTCTTCAGAAGTTTTGTCATAGCAGTGAAGCACTCTTTCACCATCTTTTAAAG AGCTTAACCAGAGCTCAACAGGAAGCAATCCTGACGGTGCTGAATCAATGA